AGAATGTCAAAGAAAACACAGCATCATCCCAGCTCGCGGTAAACACACAGCATAGGTTAGGCTagtttaattaaatataaaatactcagATTCACAGTGACTGACTTATAGGTGTGCAAGAAATAtgagttaaatgaatgaatgaatcagaaaaTCGAGGCCAGGATGCAATGGTCGGAGACAACGTGGGACGCGCTACTTTCTAAAGAGCCAGGAGCGTGTCTCTGCAGTTCAGAACCGCATCAAGGCGAGGCGTCACGGAGCCAGCTACTATCTCAGCAAACAACCCAGGGCACCCAGAACCAGCTTGGACTGGGCTTCAGGTAGAAAAACAAGTGAAACGTGCTCGACATGACTGAAATCCTATCAGGGCACAGGTATCATCATGACAACAGAAGAGACATCCGTCTACACTTTTGAAGTTAATCCCCAAAAGGCGAGGATCCCTCCAAAGCAAGGCAGACTGTTTGCCTCTGGAACCCAGCAGCAGCCTTCCCCCGGAATGATGTGAGTACCAACATCTCGGACACAAAACCAGTTCTCAGCTGCGTGACATGGGTTGGCTCTTTTTCTATTGAAAGTGAGCTGGTGATGCGATTTAGCAGCTCTTAGCTGTTGTATTACTGTAAGTCACTAAAGAGTGTCTATCCCTGTCCtaggtgaagagagagaaagagatggatggatgcatggatggaatGAACGGGgtagaaacaaaccaaaaggaTGAATTAAATATGCTCTGTGAGGGAGATAGTATTACCTAACCCACATGGCTGTGAGAGGGCTAGGTAAATATTTGTAAAGCTCCTGGAAGGGGCTGACACGTAGTAAGTACTCAACACATGTTAATCCTTGTTGTAATTACTATTCTTACTTTTAGAGGAATCTGTGTGACTTAATCCATACCCCCCTCATTCAATCTCACCCCACCCTGCTCCACCCCACAGACTATcagcaaaaaatacaaaataaaagtaggtaaaataaaataaaggtgtttttaatgaatattaaGAATGTCTGACTATAGTACAGCTACTTGTGAGCTCCAAACTGAATGGGTTTTTATTAAGCATGAGATCCAGTATATGCCCCGTGAATATGTGCTACACTGAATTAAAGTAAATATCAGTCATAAAATGTGCCCAgtttcagttctggaggcttaGAGGCTATTTTAACCTTTTGTTTTGCAGCTTGAGAAGGAGCTGCTTTCCATAATCATGAAACGACCACTCTGAATCAGTCCTTAGAAACATTATCTGCAGGGAGACAACAACTTTCCTTGTGAGTGGCTATTGTTACAACAAACTGTCTCATCTCAGCAGTCATCACAGTGAAAAGGCTGTAAGAAGCCATCCGGCACGGCCATTGGAGAACCTTCAGAGCAGCATGGGGTCGCAGGATAGGTGCCTGCCCGGAGGAGGGACCACGTGGCCACGTCACCTGACACTTACAGCCTCCTCTCTTCACCAAGTAAATGCTGGCCTCTGGCTTTCCCACCCGAGAGACCAGGCTGCCATGCTAGCCTTTGGCTCCTAAACTGCTTTATAAATGTTCGTGCCTGGAGAATTGAAAATTCCTAAATAAGAACTGTGTTGTTCATCCCTCGGTCTGCCTGGCTAGGGGGAGGGAAATGGGATTGGGCCGGGGTATTTGGGTTTCTCCTCTTATTTCATTCAGGTACTTCTAATGGGCCGTCCTCAGTGGTGGGAAATAAGAGGCAAGTGTGATTCTTTTTCCGTATGTTTAAGGGCATAAAATTCTTGGATTAATTTCTTAACAGTGATAGAGGGAGCTAAGTGCCTGTGAATGTAGAAGCCAAGCACAGGGGGCCACGTCCAGACAGTCCTAATTCAGGAGAGAAATCAGGAACGACTACAAACGGGGACTGAGTTCCACTGTACGAATGTCAGAACAGGCGAACATCCTGAGCAGTGTCCCAGCACTGCTACCTGAGGGCACCAAGCAAACATGATGGAGACCGAGGGAGAGGACGGCACGCTCACTAACCAATCTCTTCATACAAAGTGAACAGTAAAAGGTTGCTGAAAATTAATCTGACAAAGACGTAAATAATGAAAACTTGGAAAGTTCAGCCAAAGACGTCTCGGTCCCTAATACCATCTTTTTACTTTGACAACTGTGTAGGCAAAGGGTTATATGAATATTCATGGGAGTGCCAATACCTGAACACTACTTCTGAGATTAATGAATAAACCCTTAAACTCCTAAGTCATCACTTTCATAGATCTCACACACTTTGTATTAAAACAGGCAGATACCCTTAAACTCCTAAGTCATCACTTTCATAGATCTCACACACTTTGTATTTAAATAGGCAGATACCCTTAAACTCCTAAGTCATCACTTTCATAGATCTCACACACTTTGTATTTAAATAGGCAGATAATCTGTGGGAAATGGAGCTAAAGGAAGTCCTTAACAGTCTTGATTCCATTGTTGTTATTAGGTGAAATGACACAAATCTATTTCCTCTTGCGATTACTCAAAATGCTATAGGGCTAACGGAAGCATGAAAGCATTAGTACCGAAGCACAGTGGCCCAAGTAACACTGCCCAGGTAATGCAGACACTGAAGTCAGGCTGTCTTTGTGCAGAGCTATTGAACTGACTGACAAATTCAGGGCCAACAATCGATGTGACTTTTTCCTATAGAATTTGGTCAACTCTGACTAAAGGGACTTAATCAACCGAGCATCTCAGAAACACAGATACACAGGAAAGGTGTCAGCAGCCCACATCCAATCCCTTCCttaaaaaatcagcaaatatGACCAAATTAGACAATGcattaatattgggttggccaaaaagtaacatcttacggaaaaacctgaacaaactttttggccaacccataacAACTGGAATGTAAATCCATTAAAATCCTAGGAAACAATCCCCATGAACATGAATGAGAGAAAGTAGCCCTTGGTACAAAAAGGCAACTACCATCCCTTgtctgtggttggaaaaggttaAGACACACCTCCCTGTACTGGTCTTGATTTGCCATCAGGTGATTGAGGCCATTTAATTCATTGCCTGAATCCTTCATTTGACTGGTGTGGGTGGAACTCTTAAAGATAgagtcaaaacaaaaacaaaaacaaaaacaaaaaaacatggaaaatatatggaaaaaagaacaaaaaagaaaatagtttaaatCTTGCATAAGTGGTTCACTGACAGGCAGGGGGAAAATAAGGCAAATGTTGCTGACATTTTCCTTTACTTATAAAAACAAGACACAGCACAGTGGTGTAAATGCGGAAACAAGTCCCAAAACTGTGAAAGCAAAAATACTTTGTTCCAGTGcttacaaaatagataaataggttGCCTTTACTATTACAATGTCCTCATGAGTCCTTCAGGGCCTCCTACCTTCACCGTGCAATTGAACAAGTGAACAGATATAACTCTGTCATGGATTCATGCAGGGGAGACTCTAACCCCTGCAAGAAGATgcacaggaagaaaagaaagatcctTTGTTTTACAGCTAGGAATAAAATGTATGTTCTTCCCATTCACTGGGGGAACATGAATGTATCTGGAGTCTAAGTAATACTATCAGCGTTGAATCATATTCAAATCCCTTTCTCAAGACAGAACTAATTTCTAAAACATCTCCAAGTGTACGATGAACGCCTTTGTCTGCTAGTTGTACACAGCTGAGTGCGTGAGCACGTGTGAATGTGAGCCGCTTTATGAATTCCTGGTGGTGTATTCAGAGTGCTTAAGGCTATGTCTGCCTACAAGACCTCATCTACAGACATaaggaaattaaatattaaaacactaCTTTAAAATCACATTAAGGATCTGACATGACACAATAAAAGCCAGTAATctgaataataaagaaatttagCCAATCTCTACCACAGCTTCTAATTGAATCACCACAGATTTAAAATGGGGAACAACCTGCTTTGTGCTACTGGCGCGGATTTGTATTCCTCTGATATCTGTTTATTTTGTTACTCCtttcatattattaaaataagttttcatATACTTAacttgcctttttctttcctttataaaacagaaaactaacTTAAAAAACGGGTACTACCAGTTCATTACTCAGGGAATCTCTCTGGAAAATGAGAGTTAGAGAGAAGTGTGCATGTCTTTTACATGTGTGTAGTTTCACTTGAATATGTGTAACCTTCCCGATACTGTGAATCATCTCCTAGTCGAAGCTCTGGTCTTTTGATTAAATACACTGAAATACATTTCAAAGAGGATATTCTATAATCATTAGACCCTAACAGCATTCTAGGAACGGCTTCAGTTTATCATTCAAACTATCGAGGCATATGGTAATGctttctgaaataaatatttcatctaaaataatagaaaacacaCATATAAGTCAACCACTTTTCAAAAATAATCTTGGCACACAATGTTTATGATACATAAGCTTCCCAGTGTCATATTCTGAACATACGTGGCTCAGTCCTAAGTCTATAAAGCAGAAGTCAAATGACAGGAAAAACtacattttctattgtttttctttatgtgttCCTCGTTTTGGACTCCCCATACTGAGAAACGGTTGAATCCAAAATTTTTATAACCAAGGTAAAATCTCTGAAAACCAGGGTCTGGGgtgaaaaacaaacagactctTAACCCAAGACAAGGCAGAACCATTCCTTTGGGACATCAACACAATAGATTATTTTTCCTGCACTGAAAGCCAGAGAACccacataaaacaaaaaacagaattgcTTCCGCTTAGAGTACATAAAAGACCATCAATGGTTTGGGAACGGTTATCGTGTCTAGCTATAAAACCAGATTTTAAACTCGAGGTTACGGACAGATTATAAAAGGTTGACAGCTGGATAATCTGTAAAATATGCATCATCTACACATGAAAAGGTTACAGTTTATAAATGCTAAAACACTGTGTCTGTTGGCATTTAGTGCAATCTTTCCCTGATCTTGATCTCTGCactgggtggaaaaaaaaaagggagagaaacctGCTCTgctgagctttttttttctctccaaacaAATGATCGAAATAAACCCACCAAACCCAAACTCTCCTTGATCGTCCTAGTGGTAGATAAATACCTATTTGCACGCCTAGCAACTGAAAGTACCGGGGTTTCTGCCAATCAGTGGTGCTTCCGCTCATCAGGTAAATTACCTGACTCAGCTTTGTAGGTGTTTTCCACACAGTGATACAGCAaagggtccttttttttttttttttttttttcctggaaaggaaaaggaaaagaaggaaggaaagtgtcaggaagaGGAGGGCTCCTCTGATTCTCCCGATGGTTCCTGCAGGCCCGCTGgacacggcacagccaaatatCATGGCGTGACGCTTCCTTAGATTGGATTAAGTTCTGTCTTCTGCAAAGGCAAGTAAAGGTGACTTCCTAGCGTTCAgtgcattaaagaaaaaagaaagaaaaaaaagattttttaaaaaggtaaaaaagaaaaaaaaagtgcttgaaAATAATTCTCAGGGACTTATCTGGAGGGGAAATCCCGCGTGTGGCATCCCCTGCCTGGTGTATCCTGCCCCTGCTGGCGACACAAAGACCTCCTTGGTCCAGGCTCGGAGCAGGGACGGTCCGAAAGTCCTTTCTTTGAGGGGTGCAAAACTTGCCGCAGTGGTTTCCGGGGAAAGTTGTGTTCCTCGACAAGCGGCCCCTCCACCTCGGCCTCGGAGACCTCACAACTTTTTGGCACTGTCGTGGCACGCCGCGGCCCGGAGGGTGGTCCCGGCCAAGCCCCGGCTGCTGACCCGGCGGACCAGCACCTTGGACACGGGGATTTTGGTTCTGGGCAGCTCGCTCCTAGCTGGTTGCTGGTGCACCACGGTGTGGCTGGGTGGAAGATTCGCGAGGTGCTTGATGCTGATCGGGATCTTGGAGTCCTTCGGCAAGCTCCCCGGCGTTCGCAGAGCACAGGTGACGGTGACCGGAGACACAGGCTTTAACCGGGACGAGCAGGACGTGTCCTCGGCGGCGGCGGGCAGGGCCGCGGGGCTTCCATCGGGCTCGGCGTAGAGGTCGTAGAGCGCGTCACCGCTGTCGCTGTCCCGGGGGACGCCCGCCTTCCTCACGCCGCCGCCCGAGCCGTCCTCCCGcggcccgggggtgggggagtcCCAGTAGCCCTCGTCGCTGTTGGGGACGCCTTCCTGCGGCTCCTCGTCCGGGTGCTTGGGCTCCTCCTTCGGCTGGAGCTCCGTGGGGAGCCGGTGCAGCCTCCGGCGCTTGACCGAGGACGCGTCCTTGGCCCCCTCGGCCCGCCTGGCGTCCTTGGGGGTCTCGGAGGCCACCTGCGCTtcgggcgccgccgccgccgccgccgccggggccGCCCCCTGCTGGGGCCCGGGGCCCTGGTCCTCGGTCTGGGAGAGCATGTCCCAGAACTCCTGCAGGTACGAGTCGTCCGCCTCGGCCGGGCTCGCCATCTCCTCCCCGCCTCCCTGGTAGGCCACCACGCCGGGGGGCTTTTGGGCGGGGCCCGGCTGGCCCGGCGCGGGGGCATGCCTGGCACAGCTGGGCCCTGCCTCGTCCTCGGGGTCTGCGATAATATCTCCGCAGCCTGTAAGAGAGTCAAAGCTTTTCAGTGAAGTCACGTCAGAGAACATCAGACAAATACGATCGGCCGATGGGTCGGAGGGCGGATCGACCGAAGAAGGGTCGCGGGCGGCGGGCGCGCGGCCGCCTTCGGAGTCGGGCCGGGGCGCAGTCTCGGCCGGCGCGGCCCCGGGCCCCGCGGCGTCCTCGGCCGGCCGGCCCTCCCCGGCGCGCGGCTCGGGCTCGGGCTCGGGGGGCGCGCGGGGCCGCTCGGCGCGCCCGGGTCCCGCGGCGCCCTCTCCCGGGGCGCAGGCCGGCTCCGGCTCCCCCGCCGCGGGCTCACCTGCTGGCTCCGGCTCGCGCGCGGCCGCGGGCGCCTCCTCCTTGACGCACTCCAGGCTGGCGGTGAGCGAGCCCGGCCGCGCCAGGCTGCCCGGGTCCCCCGCGCGCCCGGCCGGCGCCGCGTCCTTGGGCCGCCGGTCCTTCCTGCGCCAGCGCACGCCGCCCAGGAGCCCCCGCAGCCCCCGCTTTTGTCTGCCGCCGGCCTTGCCCGCGTCGGCCTGCTCCGCCCCGCCGCTCTCGGGCCGCCCGTTCTTCCGCAGGAGCGAGAAGAAGCTGTGCGACTTGGCCACTGAGCCGCCAGCCGCCGGGCCCGCGCCGCCCGGGGCCGCCCGGGGGGCCGCGGGGCCCGGCCGCGCCCCGTCCCCGCCGCCCGCGCGCGGTTCCTCGCGGCGGCCGCCTTCCACCGCCAGCGCCTCGGCCAGCCCGTCGTGCGTCCGGCTGCGCACCAGCCCCGCGGGCCCCGCGCCCTTCCCGTCCCCTTTGTTTTTGACCCCGAAGATGCTGGGCATCGCGCCGCCCGGCTTCCTCTTCTTGAACAGTTTGAAGGCGGCTCTGTTAATCTTGCCCGACGGCGGCTCGGCGGCCGGTGGCTCGGCGGCGCGATCACAATGCAAGTCCATGTCTGCCGCGAGGGTCCCGGCCGCGGCCCGCGCCTTCCTCCGGCGGCCCCCCGCGGCCGCGCGCCCGCCGCTGACAGCCGCGCCGCGCCCGCCCGTCTCCATGGCGACGCAGCAGCCTGGCGTCAGCGCGGCCGCGCCAGCCCGCTGTCAGCCGCGCTCTAAATCAACCGgagccgcgccgccgccgccgccgcgggagGAGCGCGCAGAAAAGACCATCTCCCCTCCCGCCGGGGCTTATATAACGCCCTAACCCACTTCGCGTCCGGCTCGGCTTTGTGCTGCAGCTCTTCTGCGGCGAGAGCGGGCAGCGGAGCCTCCTCGAGCTGATTGCAGAAATTAGAGCCGTAATCTTGCAATGCAAATTCCATCCAGTCTCACCCACCTTCAGATTCCTCCTCCTGATCGCTCTTTTCAGAAGCCCAATCGTGGATCGCAAAATGCCCCCGATTGGACAAAGAAATCCAACCCAACACAAAACACTGATTTCTCTAACCCCCCGACCCGGACTTCATGACTCTTCATGCCTTTCCCACGCCCTGCATGTTCGTTTTTATCATTTGGGTACCAAGCCCGGCGGGCACGGAGGATGTCTGTTTACATCTGTCTTGTCCAGGGCTGAGCACAGCCCCCGGGTCGATGGGGAACCCCGATCACTGAGGTTCAGATTCTTGCTACAAAAGCATCGGCCATTAGTCAGATACCAATCGGCAACTCTCTGCAATGAAAGTGCAAGTTCCCTGGGGTGGAAGCTGACTGGTCCTTTAGGACAACCTTGGCTTTTATCCCAGACTCCAGCTACTGGGGCTGAGGTCACAGAAGACACCACCCAGTCTGGCCGAGCTGAGGAAGGAGGACCCGGTTTGAGGTCCACTCCACAGGTCGTCCTTGGAGTCCAGGGTCTACCCT
The nucleotide sequence above comes from Balaenoptera ricei isolate mBalRic1 chromosome 18, mBalRic1.hap2, whole genome shotgun sequence. Encoded proteins:
- the AMER2 gene encoding APC membrane recruitment protein 2, with amino-acid sequence MDLHCDRAAEPPAAEPPSGKINRAAFKLFKKRKPGGAMPSIFGVKNKGDGKGAGPAGLVRSRTHDGLAEALAVEGGRREEPRAGGGDGARPGPAAPRAAPGGAGPAAGGSVAKSHSFFSLLRKNGRPESGGAEQADAGKAGGRQKRGLRGLLGGVRWRRKDRRPKDAAPAGRAGDPGSLARPGSLTASLECVKEEAPAAAREPEPAGEPAAGEPEPACAPGEGAAGPGRAERPRAPPEPEPEPRAGEGRPAEDAAGPGAAPAETAPRPDSEGGRAPAARDPSSVDPPSDPSADRICLMFSDVTSLKSFDSLTGCGDIIADPEDEAGPSCARHAPAPGQPGPAQKPPGVVAYQGGGEEMASPAEADDSYLQEFWDMLSQTEDQGPGPQQGAAPAAAAAAAPEAQVASETPKDARRAEGAKDASSVKRRRLHRLPTELQPKEEPKHPDEEPQEGVPNSDEGYWDSPTPGPREDGSGGGVRKAGVPRDSDSGDALYDLYAEPDGSPAALPAAAEDTSCSSRLKPVSPVTVTCALRTPGSLPKDSKIPISIKHLANLPPSHTVVHQQPARSELPRTKIPVSKVLVRRVSSRGLAGTTLRAAACHDSAKKL